The Zalophus californianus isolate mZalCal1 chromosome 6, mZalCal1.pri.v2, whole genome shotgun sequence DNA window TTTCATCTCAGAGTGGCATGGGCCAAACTGCTGGTGTGCTGGCTGGGTTCCCTGAGGCTCCTGGTGAGTGATGTCAGGCCTTGAAGGCTCAGCATTGCCTCCTCCACCGAAGCCCCCAGTGATGGCATGACCTATCGTGTGCCTGACAGCAGAGCCCACAGCTACGCCAGCTGCAGCGGTTGCCATCTGGGCCACAAGACCTGGCTGCCGGGGTGCAGCAGCAGGTGAGCCGACAGCAGCTGGTGGAGCCGCTGCTGGTGCTGGTCTAGGCGCTGCTCTCATCTGAGGTGCCGGGCTGGCGGGAGGGGCCGTGCGGGAGGCGCGGCTCCGGCTTCCACGCGgcatctttttttaagtcttaaaaaggctaaaatcgggtgcctgggtggctcagtcggttaagtgtctgcttttggctgaggtcgtgatcccagtatcctgggatcgagtcctgcatcaggctccccgctcagcagggagtctgcttttccctctgcctctgcccctctccctgctcatgcactctctctctctctcaaataaataaaatcttaaaaaaaaaaaaacggctaAAATCATCTAGTTTTCCATTAGGAGTACCTTGCATTTGGAAGGACCTTATGAGGGATCTGAATGTCTTTCTCAGCTTCAAGATTATTGTGAAAAGTGAAATTGTTAGACAGGATTCCCTATTCCTATTCAGTAGTTGGGCGAGCTTGGACACTTAATAATAGAAACAACATATTAAGTATTTCACTACATGGCAGCTACTGTGCaaagtattttatgtttattttatctcatttaatcttcccaaggGTCCTAAGAGGTAGGTgatatttgtcttcatttttcagaaagGGAATCAGAAGCTTAGAGAAGTTGAAAATATGTGGGGGAGTCAAGATTCAAATCCAGTTTTGTCTGACTTCAAAATCCATTATCTTAACCACTAAGCTGCCTGCCATTTAGACTCCAAACCTTGCTTGCAGACCTATAGAATGGAGATGACATAGTACTTGCAAAATGAGGTAAATAtagaaagtgctttataaattctGAGATAGACCAAGTATtatgaaatagataaaatgtcAGGTTACCAGAGTAGCAGTTTTACTGCCTCCTGTATTCTGATTTCAAGTTATTCTTTCCTGCTGTTTTGATG harbors:
- the LOC113910398 gene encoding coiled-coil-helix-coiled-coil-helix domain-containing protein 2-like; its protein translation is MPRGSRSRASRTAPPASPAPQMRAAPRPAPAAAPPAAVGSPAAAPRQPGLVAQMATAAAGVAVGSAVRHTIGHAITGGFGGGGNAEPSRPDITHQEPQGTQPAHQQFGPCHSEMKQFLECTQNQGDLKLCEGFSEVLK